In the Sarcophilus harrisii chromosome 1, mSarHar1.11, whole genome shotgun sequence genome, one interval contains:
- the LOC100913235 gene encoding 2-iminobutanoate/2-iminopropanoate deaminase isoform X1, which produces MSSLIKKVISTAKAPGAIGPYRGEPGAPGKRPERLISQAVLVDKTMYISGQLGMDPASGQLVSGGVAEEAKQALINIGEILKAGGCDYTNVVKTTVLLADINDFNAVNEIYKQYFKSSFPARAAYQVAALPKGGRVEIEAIAVAGLPMKS; this is translated from the exons ATGTCGTCCCTGATTAAGAAAGTGATCAGCACGGCGAAAGCGCCAGGCGCAATCGGGCCCTACAG AGGTGAGCCTGGCGCGCCAGGGAAGCGACCGGAGCGACTTATTAG TCAAGCAGTACTGGTAGACAAAACCATGTATATCTCAGGACAGTTAGGCATGGATCCTGCAAGTGGACAACTTGTATCAGGAGGGGTGGCAGAAGAGGCAAAACAG GCACTTATAAACATAGGGGAAATTCTGAAAGCTGGTGGCTGTGATTACACTAATG TGGTAAAGACAACTGTTTTGCTGGCTGACATAAATGACTTTAATGCTGTTAATGAAATCTACAAACAGT ATTTCAAAAGTAGTTTTCCAGCCAGAGCTGCTTACCAGGTTGCTGCTTTGCCCAAA GGAGGGCGTGTTGAAATTGAAGCCATAGCTGTTGCAGGACTTCCTATGAAATCCTGA
- the LOC100913235 gene encoding 2-iminobutanoate/2-iminopropanoate deaminase isoform X2: MSSLIKKVISTAKAPGAIGPYSQAVLVDKTMYISGQLGMDPASGQLVSGGVAEEAKQALINIGEILKAGGCDYTNVVKTTVLLADINDFNAVNEIYKQYFKSSFPARAAYQVAALPKGGRVEIEAIAVAGLPMKS, translated from the exons ATGTCGTCCCTGATTAAGAAAGTGATCAGCACGGCGAAAGCGCCAGGCGCAATCGGGCCCTACAG TCAAGCAGTACTGGTAGACAAAACCATGTATATCTCAGGACAGTTAGGCATGGATCCTGCAAGTGGACAACTTGTATCAGGAGGGGTGGCAGAAGAGGCAAAACAG GCACTTATAAACATAGGGGAAATTCTGAAAGCTGGTGGCTGTGATTACACTAATG TGGTAAAGACAACTGTTTTGCTGGCTGACATAAATGACTTTAATGCTGTTAATGAAATCTACAAACAGT ATTTCAAAAGTAGTTTTCCAGCCAGAGCTGCTTACCAGGTTGCTGCTTTGCCCAAA GGAGGGCGTGTTGAAATTGAAGCCATAGCTGTTGCAGGACTTCCTATGAAATCCTGA